In Candidatus Paceibacterota bacterium, the DNA window TATGCCTGTTCCTCACGGTTACGTCATTCGGCTGGGGGTCGCCCGGCGTGCTGCGGCCGTTCTTTATGTAACGCTCAAGCAACTGCGTAAGTTGAGTCACGATCTCCGGATGTTGACGCCAGACGTTGGTGCGTTCTGAAATGTCCCGGGCCATGTTGTAAAGCTGGATTGCTGGCAGCTTCCGGGCTTCTGTGCCGCCTGGAGTCGGAGCGCTCCAGCCGCCCGAATCGGGACAGAGCACAAGTTTCAAGCCTTCCTTGCGAATGGCGAAGGACCCGTTGATCGAGTGATGGACGATCGCCTCTCGCGCAGGCGGGTTGGTGCCGCCCAAAAGCAGCGGCAGAAAGCTTGCGCTGTCCTCACCCGCATCCGGCGGCAGAGGCACGCCCAGCAGGTCAGCGCAGGTGGCCATCAAATCGCAGAGTGAAACGACCTGCGAGCACGAACTGCCCGGTTTGGTGCGCCCCGGCCAGCGTGCGATCAAAGGAATGCGATGCCCGCCGTCAAAAATGTCCGCTTTGTAGCCCCGGAACCAGGAGCTCGGGAAGTGCCCTTTGATTTCGAGCTGGGGGATCTTGGCGGCGGGAGAACAGCCGTTGTCACTGGTGAAGAACAATAGGCTGTTGGCAGCAAGGCCCGCCCGGTCGAGGGCAGCCATGATTTCGCCGAGCGCCCAATCGGTTTCCATGACGAAATCCCCGTAGGGGCCTAAGCCGCTTTTTCCTTGCCACTCTTTGGCCGGCAGGATCGGGGTGTGCGGGGAAGTTAGTGCGAGGTACAAGAAAAAGGGCTGCCGGTTCGTCGATGAGTGGTCGATGAACTGGACGGCTCGTCGAGTGATCTCGGGCAGCACGGCTTCGGCCTCGAAACCGGGCGCTGCCGGACCCGAGCGCAACCAAGTCTTGGTTGCGACCGGGGCTTCGGTGAAACGGTCGCCTTCGATGTAAGCAAACGGGGGCATATCCAGAGAGGCGCTGATGCCGAAGAAGAAATCGAACCCACGAGTTAGAGGGCCGTCCGCTATTGGTCTGGTCGGATCGAACTGGCCGTGCCGGACGGCGCGGTCGGAATCATCGAACGTGACGCCTGGGGTGGCGGCAAAGGTGAGGCCAAGGTGCCATTTACCGATCGCGGCTGTCCGGTAGCCGGATTGCCGGAGTAAACGCGGCAGCGTGAGGCGCTTTGCCTCGATCAGCGGCGGGCTGAAGCCATAAAGCACCCCCGACTGCAACCGCGTTCGCCAGGCGTAGCGCCCGGTCAGAATACCATACCGGGTCGGCGTGCAGACGGAAGAGCCACTGTGGGCGTCGGTGAAGGCCATGCCCTGCGCCGCCA includes these proteins:
- a CDS encoding arylsulfatase, with the translated sequence MRSKQFPLRLCLLLLVPACLASSPLTGFATSNKPNLVLILCDDLGYGDVHALNPDRGKIPTPNMDRLAAQGMAFTDAHSGSSVCTPTRYGILTGRYAWRTRLQSGVLYGFSPPLIEAKRLTLPRLLRQSGYRTAAIGKWHLGLTFAATPGVTFDDSDRAVRHGQFDPTRPIADGPLTRGFDFFFGISASLDMPPFAYIEGDRFTEAPVATKTWLRSGPAAPGFEAEAVLPEITRRAVQFIDHSSTNRQPFFLYLALTSPHTPILPAKEWQGKSGLGPYGDFVMETDWALGEIMAALDRAGLAANSLLFFTSDNGCSPAAKIPQLEIKGHFPSSWFRGYKADIFDGGHRIPLIARWPGRTKPGSSCSQVVSLCDLMATCADLLGVPLPPDAGEDSASFLPLLLGGTNPPAREAIVHHSINGSFAIRKEGLKLVLCPDSGGWSAPTPGGTEARKLPAIQLYNMARDISERTNVWRQHPEIVTQLTQLLERYIKNGRSTPGDPQPNDVTVRNRHKRP